Proteins encoded together in one Nymphalis io chromosome 24, ilAglIoxx1.1, whole genome shotgun sequence window:
- the LOC126777811 gene encoding Na(+)/H(+) exchange regulatory cofactor NHE-RF2-like, protein MAANGSAAAEPRLCHVRKVPNFDGYGFNLHAEKGKPGQYIGKVDDGSPAEAAGLRRGDRILEVNGQSISGETHKQVVARIKQRPDDAELLVVAPAPGEPVPDLDAPERPASAGSVSAQSANASSPASTNDSSPVTDRNESPSSEPPPRLNLQMTAAEMRAQLAAKKKVDPKKVPMDLKSKFDIVKKL, encoded by the coding sequence ATGGCTGCGAACGGGTCGGCGGCCGCGGAACCGCGGCTCTGCCACGTGCGGAAGGTGCCTAATTTCGATGGGTATGGATTCAATTTACACGCCGAGAAAGGCAAGCCTGGACAGTACATCGGCAAAGTTGACGACGGTTCCCCGGCGGAGGCAGCCGGCTTGCGTCGCGGTGATCGCATTTTAGAAGTCAACGGGCAGAGCATCAGCGGAGAAACTCATAAGCAAGTAGTGGCGCGTATCAAGCAACGACCTGATGATGCGGAATTACTTGTAGTAGCTCCGGCACCGGGTGAGCCCGTTCCTGATCTGGATGCTCCCGAGCGACCGGCTTCGGCAGGATCAGTATCCGCGCAGTCTGCAAATGCTTCTTCGCCAGCGAGTACAAACGATTCTTCGCCAGTTACTGACCGTAACGAGTCGCCCTCGTCAGAGCCTCCACCGCGCCTTAATCTTCAAATGACAGCCGCTGAGATGCGCGCACAGCTTGCTgcgaaaaaaaaagttgatccAAAGAAGGTGCCAATGGATCTAAAGTCGAAGTTTgacatcgtgaagaaactaTGA